One window of the Clostridium sp. MB40-C1 genome contains the following:
- the pcrA gene encoding DNA helicase PcrA: MDLKTLLNKEQYEAAITIEGPVLVLAGAGSGKTRVLTYRIAHMVEDLNIPHYNILAITFTNKAAGEMKERIKKLIDVNVDSMWVSTFHSCCVRILRREIDKLGYNKNFAIYDSSDQKTLVKECMKELNINEKDIDEKEIIGKIGKQKDRLISAEEYKKQNENDFRKNKIADVYLLYQKRLKNSNALDFDDLIFKTVELLKKNPDVLNFYQNKFKYIMVDEYQDTNKAQYELVKMLAQGHKNLFVVGDDDQCIYQWRGADISNILNFEKDYPNTKVIKLEQNYRSKSNILSAANGVIKNNAQRKSKVLRTENPPGEKIKIYRAFSDIDEGNFVAKQIKELMEKEDMDFKDFAVLYRTNAQSRIFEDVFMKRSIPYRIIGGQKFYDRKEIKDIIAYLKFINNLQDDISLKRIINVPKRAIGAATVSKIQEFASYMDECMYSVLLEVENIPGLTARNIASINKFTSLINSFNRTKDNISVSKLIEEILESTGYLKGLKESKNIEDMSRIENIKELVSAAVEFESTSEDQSLSAFLEKVALVSDIDNYTEDADTAVLMTIHSAKGLEFPVVFMVGMENGIFPGARSMEDFSEMEESRRLCYVGITRAKEKLYMTSAQSRMVFGRSVSYSESDFINEVSMDLRENIHQNKNGAMKNINKSYVSNNFNSHSLSTFANNKADKKMNSILSQQNCNSDNNSNHKKKFDLDEISIGRKVKHEKFGVGTVVSAIKTSDDVKITIAFDNMGIKQLMLSVAPIELL, encoded by the coding sequence ATGGATTTAAAAACGCTTTTAAATAAAGAACAGTATGAAGCGGCAATTACTATAGAAGGTCCAGTACTTGTACTAGCAGGCGCAGGGTCAGGAAAAACAAGAGTATTAACTTATAGAATTGCACATATGGTAGAGGATTTAAATATACCCCATTACAATATACTAGCTATAACATTTACAAATAAAGCAGCTGGTGAAATGAAGGAAAGAATAAAAAAATTAATTGACGTTAATGTAGACAGTATGTGGGTGTCTACTTTTCACTCATGTTGTGTTAGAATATTGAGAAGAGAGATAGATAAGTTAGGATACAATAAAAACTTTGCAATATATGATAGTTCTGACCAAAAGACTTTAGTAAAGGAATGTATGAAAGAACTAAATATAAATGAAAAAGATATAGATGAAAAAGAAATAATAGGGAAAATAGGGAAGCAAAAAGATAGGCTAATATCTGCGGAGGAATACAAGAAGCAAAACGAGAATGATTTTAGAAAAAACAAAATAGCTGATGTATATCTTTTATATCAAAAGAGACTAAAAAATAGTAATGCTTTAGATTTTGATGATCTAATTTTTAAAACAGTTGAGTTATTGAAAAAAAATCCAGATGTTTTAAATTTTTATCAAAATAAATTTAAATATATAATGGTAGATGAATATCAAGATACTAATAAAGCTCAGTATGAACTAGTTAAAATGTTAGCACAAGGGCATAAGAATCTTTTTGTTGTTGGTGATGATGATCAATGCATATACCAGTGGAGAGGTGCAGACATAAGCAATATTTTAAATTTTGAGAAGGATTACCCCAATACTAAAGTTATAAAACTAGAACAGAACTATAGATCAAAGAGTAATATTTTAAGTGCAGCAAATGGTGTCATAAAAAATAATGCTCAAAGAAAAAGTAAGGTTTTAAGGACAGAGAACCCACCTGGGGAGAAAATAAAAATTTATAGAGCTTTTTCAGATATAGATGAAGGTAATTTTGTTGCAAAGCAAATAAAAGAACTTATGGAAAAAGAAGATATGGATTTTAAGGACTTTGCAGTATTGTATAGGACAAATGCTCAATCAAGAATTTTTGAAGATGTTTTTATGAAAAGAAGTATACCTTATAGAATAATAGGTGGACAAAAGTTCTATGATAGAAAAGAAATTAAAGATATAATTGCTTACTTAAAGTTTATAAATAATCTTCAAGATGACATAAGCTTAAAGAGAATAATAAATGTTCCTAAAAGAGCGATAGGTGCTGCTACTGTATCTAAAATACAAGAATTTGCAAGTTATATGGATGAATGCATGTATAGTGTTTTATTAGAGGTAGAAAATATACCAGGACTTACAGCGAGAAATATTGCATCTATAAACAAATTTACAAGTCTTATAAATTCTTTTAATAGAACTAAGGATAATATAAGTGTCTCTAAGTTAATAGAAGAAATACTTGAAAGTACAGGATATTTAAAAGGCTTAAAAGAATCTAAAAATATAGAAGATATGAGTAGAATAGAGAATATAAAAGAACTAGTATCTGCGGCTGTAGAGTTTGAAAGTACTTCAGAGGATCAATCCTTATCGGCATTTTTAGAAAAGGTAGCCTTAGTATCAGATATAGATAATTATACAGAAGATGCAGATACAGCGGTTTTAATGACTATTCATAGTGCTAAAGGGCTAGAATTCCCAGTGGTATTTATGGTGGGTATGGAAAATGGAATTTTTCCAGGGGCTCGTTCTATGGAAGACTTCAGTGAAATGGAAGAGTCAAGAAGACTCTGTTATGTAGGGATAACAAGAGCTAAAGAAAAATTATATATGACATCGGCACAAAGCAGAATGGTTTTTGGTAGAAGTGTATCTTATTCAGAATCAGATTTCATAAATGAAGTATCTATGGACTTAAGAGAGAATATCCATCAAAATAAAAATGGAGCTATGAAAAATATTAATAAGTCATATGTAAGTAACAACTTTAACTCACACTCATTAAGTACCTTTGCAAATAATAAAGCAGATAAAAAAATGAACTCAATTTTATCTCAGCAGAATTGTAATTCAGATAATAACAGTAATCATAAAAAGAAATTTGATTTAGATGAAATTAGCATAGGAAGAAAAGTAAAACATGAAAAATTTGGAGTAGGCACTGTAGTTAGTGCTATTAAAACTTCTGATGATGTCAAGATAACTATTGCTTTTGATAATATGGGAATAAAGCAGCTTATGCTTAGTGTAGCGCCAATTGAACTTCTTTAG
- a CDS encoding YerC/YecD family TrpR-related protein, with amino-acid sequence MSEFKSKLENPEMDYLCEAVLSLKTKEECYRFFEDIFTINELKSVEQRLQVAKMLKQKKTYTEIASATGASTATISRVNRCLNYGSDGYNLVLERIKWE; translated from the coding sequence GTGTCAGAATTTAAATCAAAACTAGAGAATCCGGAAATGGACTACTTATGTGAGGCAGTTTTATCTTTAAAGACAAAAGAAGAGTGTTATAGATTTTTTGAAGATATATTTACTATAAATGAGTTGAAGTCTGTAGAACAAAGACTTCAAGTTGCAAAGATGTTAAAACAAAAAAAGACATATACAGAAATAGCATCTGCTACAGGGGCGAGTACTGCTACTATAAGTAGAGTAAATAGATGCCTGAATTATGGAAGTGACGGGTACAACCTAGTATTAGAAAGAATAAAGTGGGAATAA
- a CDS encoding polysaccharide deacetylase family protein, producing MKKLFSTTLFKTSFIMQLFFLLIFFFQCNSSNALAQNIYENKLLLASPCSTSNTNFISLYSANIPKTKIAYLTFDDGPSNNTEKILKILDDYNIKATFFVTGASAKSGLEIYKTIASKGHSIGNHTYSHNYSKIYKSIEDFIADFNKLEKYLNNSIGINTNLVRLPGGSNNTISHKYGGNDIMVSISKYLIDNGYTYFDWNVDSTDASVKTQDKNKIVNSVLNNSKNKNAIIILMHDGPLKTSTVKALPEIVEGLKKQGFEFKPLSSESYVTQFLRAK from the coding sequence ATGAAAAAATTATTCTCTACAACATTATTTAAAACATCATTTATAATGCAATTGTTTTTTTTACTAATATTTTTTTTCCAATGTAATTCTTCTAATGCTTTAGCGCAGAATATTTATGAGAATAAGCTTTTATTAGCTTCCCCATGCTCAACTTCCAATACTAACTTTATTTCTCTCTATTCTGCAAATATCCCTAAAACCAAAATAGCTTATTTAACTTTTGATGATGGACCTTCTAATAATACTGAAAAAATACTTAAAATACTAGATGATTATAACATTAAAGCTACTTTTTTTGTAACAGGAGCTTCTGCTAAAAGCGGACTAGAAATTTATAAAACAATCGCTAGTAAAGGTCATTCTATTGGCAATCATACTTATAGTCATAATTATAGTAAAATATATAAAAGCATAGAAGATTTTATAGCTGACTTTAATAAGTTAGAAAAATATTTAAATAACTCTATAGGTATAAATACTAATTTAGTTCGTCTTCCTGGAGGTAGCAACAATACTATAAGCCATAAATATGGAGGTAATGACATAATGGTAAGTATAAGTAAATATTTAATAGACAATGGTTATACTTATTTTGATTGGAATGTGGATTCTACTGATGCCTCTGTAAAAACTCAAGATAAAAACAAAATAGTCAATTCAGTATTAAATAATAGCAAAAATAAAAACGCAATCATAATTCTTATGCATGATGGTCCATTAAAAACCTCTACAGTAAAAGCCCTTCCTGAAATTGTAGAAGGTTTAAAAAAACAAGGCTTTGAGTTTAAACCGTTATCTTCTGAATCATACGTTACTCAATTTCTAAGAGCAAAATAA
- a CDS encoding amino acid ABC transporter substrate-binding protein: MKKLIMLLLSFIIVLGLFGCGSSKNSADNSSKDGIPKKIIVGLDDSFPPMGFRSDEDKIIGFDIDMANEMAKRMGVEIEYMPTEWSGVIPALKAEKFNVVISAMSVTEERKKEIAFSNPYILEKQVIVVKKDNKNINSSKDLKDKIVGVQLGSTSAEAIKPIRNTMKEVKEYDKNTDALQDLSIGRLDAVAVDELVARYYIKEHNDKYRVVEKEISKEPIAIGFRKEDTNLIQKFNETLKAMQSDGTMSKISKQWFGEDITKID; the protein is encoded by the coding sequence ATGAAAAAATTAATTATGTTATTATTAAGCTTCATTATAGTATTAGGTCTTTTCGGTTGTGGTTCTTCTAAAAACTCAGCTGATAATTCTTCAAAAGATGGAATTCCAAAGAAAATAATTGTAGGTTTAGATGATTCTTTTCCACCAATGGGATTTCGCTCAGATGAAGACAAGATAATAGGTTTTGACATTGATATGGCTAATGAAATGGCTAAAAGAATGGGCGTAGAAATAGAATACATGCCTACAGAATGGAGTGGAGTAATACCTGCTTTAAAAGCCGAAAAATTTAATGTTGTAATTTCTGCTATGAGTGTTACAGAAGAAAGAAAAAAAGAAATAGCTTTTTCTAATCCATATATTTTAGAAAAACAAGTTATTGTTGTAAAAAAAGATAATAAAAATATAAATTCTTCAAAAGATTTGAAAGATAAAATAGTAGGAGTTCAACTTGGAAGTACTAGTGCAGAAGCTATAAAGCCAATAAGAAACACAATGAAAGAAGTTAAAGAATATGATAAAAACACTGATGCTCTTCAAGATTTATCTATTGGAAGACTTGATGCTGTAGCAGTTGATGAACTTGTTGCAAGGTATTATATAAAAGAACACAATGATAAATATAGAGTAGTTGAAAAAGAAATTTCAAAAGAACCTATAGCAATTGGATTTAGAAAAGAGGATACTAATTTAATTCAAAAATTCAATGAAACTTTAAAAGCTATGCAATCAGACGGTACTATGTCAAAAATCTCAAAACAATGGTTTGGAGAAGATATTACTAAAATAGATTAA
- a CDS encoding amino acid ABC transporter permease yields MDVTILKKAFPILLKGSIMTIELTVIAIIIGTILAMSITFCKISNSKILKMFGDFYTWFFRGTPLLIQLFVIYYGFPQLGIKLEPFAAAIIGLTINISAYITEIIRASIQSIDKGQWEASKALGMNYWQTMFLIIIPQSIKRMLPPMSNEFIALLKDTSLVSAISMGDLMRKSQLLYTATYKPLEIFLLATILYLLMTTIFTTSFKVLENRFVFE; encoded by the coding sequence ATGGATGTTACAATTTTAAAGAAAGCTTTCCCCATCCTATTAAAGGGAAGCATTATGACAATAGAATTAACAGTAATTGCTATTATAATCGGTACAATTTTAGCTATGTCCATAACATTTTGTAAAATTAGCAACTCAAAAATACTAAAAATGTTTGGAGATTTTTATACTTGGTTCTTTAGAGGAACACCTTTATTAATACAACTTTTCGTAATATATTACGGTTTCCCTCAGTTGGGAATAAAATTAGAACCATTTGCTGCTGCCATAATAGGGTTGACTATAAATATATCAGCTTATATTACTGAAATAATTAGAGCTTCTATACAATCAATTGACAAAGGTCAATGGGAGGCTTCGAAAGCTTTAGGAATGAATTATTGGCAAACAATGTTTTTAATAATAATTCCTCAAAGTATAAAAAGAATGCTTCCTCCTATGTCAAATGAGTTTATAGCCTTACTTAAAGATACATCTCTAGTATCAGCAATATCAATGGGCGACCTTATGAGAAAGTCACAATTATTATATACTGCAACCTATAAACCTCTTGAAATATTTTTACTTGCCACAATCCTTTATCTTTTAATGACAACAATATTTACCACATCTTTTAAAGTCCTTGAAAACAGATTTGTATTTGAATAA
- a CDS encoding pseudouridine synthase yields MERLDKVLSNLGYGSRKEIKLLMKNGEVEVDNQVIKDSSIKVDPEKSLIKVSGEEINYRKYVYIMMNKPAGVVSATFDNYDETVIDLLDYEDGVFNPFPVGRLDKDTEGLLLITNDGTLNHRLTSPKWHVDKLYYAEIDKSLGEEDIEAFEKGIVLDDEYKCLPAKLEIIKTDKDGSEVKVTIQEGKYHQVKRMFESLGKNVIYLKRIRMGNLILDKNLDLGEYRELSQKELLELKNMLEME; encoded by the coding sequence ATGGAAAGATTAGACAAGGTTTTATCTAATTTAGGTTACGGTTCTAGAAAAGAAATAAAATTGCTTATGAAAAATGGTGAAGTAGAAGTAGATAACCAGGTTATAAAGGATAGCAGTATAAAAGTAGACCCTGAAAAAAGTCTTATAAAAGTTTCAGGTGAGGAAATTAATTATAGAAAATATGTTTATATTATGATGAATAAGCCAGCAGGAGTAGTATCAGCAACCTTTGATAATTACGATGAGACAGTAATAGATTTGTTAGATTATGAAGATGGTGTATTTAATCCTTTTCCAGTAGGAAGACTAGATAAAGACACCGAAGGATTATTATTAATAACTAATGATGGGACACTTAACCATAGATTAACTTCACCTAAATGGCATGTAGATAAGCTTTATTATGCTGAGATAGATAAGTCTTTAGGAGAAGAAGATATTGAGGCTTTTGAAAAAGGAATAGTCTTAGATGATGAATATAAGTGTTTACCTGCTAAATTAGAAATTATTAAAACGGATAAAGATGGTTCAGAAGTAAAGGTTACAATTCAAGAAGGGAAATATCATCAAGTAAAAAGAATGTTTGAGTCTTTAGGCAAAAATGTAATATACCTAAAAAGGATAAGAATGGGTAATTTAATTTTAGATAAAAATTTAGATTTAGGTGAGTATAGAGAATTATCGCAAAAAGAATTATTAGAATTAAAAAATATGTTAGAAATGGAATAA
- a CDS encoding triple tyrosine motif-containing protein produces the protein MNEILIGYNKESPQKKGSEIKINILSKPKDNLLFKYIVGLEGAWETLQDFSRVEEIVWKPEKDGRYILMVQAKEENSEKSFDYVSKYEYIIGEEYSDSTIIKGLFLSKKQFNIGEKLYLKVETNKNSVLYRYFIKKDEKWVLAKDYCTENTFVYSVKEIGEQEILVQCKSIDSEKKFDDAKKIAYKVIDINKLKINNFKCLSSLLVTNEELVFEVEAEYQDNRMILYKFIKINLTGQSDCIQDYSTKKVVSYKETTPGRYKILCLAKDIYSPNDYDDRAIIYYDVDPYEKIQILSFTSDISSPQTISKDIVLKAVAKGGKDLRYRYIIEGSKNEDSGYIKSNEYLWKPEEAGEYQIKLYVRDVSCNDKYEAYKIMNFTIDNLFRDPVKIDEIILDKKENLLVNESVNIKVIAEGGIELLYSFIVKKDSEEKEKVEYNECNWVKFVPEEAGKFEVEIRVKDKYSDKLFDAHDIIHINSYKYIPAKIDYILTDPKEYYLIGEQLVLDVITQDTCDILLKYVLQINGHEVEETDYVKSRRYKITPRCSGRYLIKVYGKNRESDKVFDCEKELEVIVNDAPPITNTRLKCDRFEFLPNEPIQVCAECDGGKDVIYEFYLMENKEWNLVQKYSKKNYYDFIPFKKGIYKILVLSKSSYKKISYEDYCVIKVKVTETPVLRNILNGDNKITNKEILKNTLLLDFTLMDS, from the coding sequence ATGAATGAAATTCTTATAGGATATAATAAAGAGTCTCCTCAAAAAAAAGGGAGCGAAATAAAAATAAATATATTAAGTAAACCTAAAGATAATCTATTGTTTAAATATATAGTAGGACTAGAAGGTGCATGGGAAACTTTACAAGATTTTAGCCGAGTAGAGGAGATAGTTTGGAAGCCAGAAAAAGATGGACGTTATATTTTAATGGTACAAGCTAAAGAAGAAAATAGTGAAAAATCCTTTGATTATGTTTCTAAATATGAATACATTATAGGCGAAGAATATAGTGATAGTACTATAATAAAGGGATTATTTTTAAGTAAAAAACAATTTAATATAGGAGAAAAATTATATCTAAAAGTAGAAACTAATAAGAATTCTGTTCTTTATAGATATTTTATCAAAAAAGACGAAAAGTGGGTTTTAGCTAAAGACTATTGTACAGAGAATACGTTTGTATATAGTGTTAAAGAGATAGGAGAACAAGAGATTTTAGTTCAATGTAAGTCTATAGATTCTGAAAAAAAATTTGATGATGCTAAGAAAATTGCTTATAAAGTTATAGATATAAATAAATTAAAAATAAATAATTTTAAATGTCTAAGCTCTTTATTAGTAACGAATGAAGAGTTGGTTTTTGAAGTTGAAGCTGAATATCAAGACAATAGAATGATATTATATAAATTTATAAAAATTAATTTAACTGGACAATCTGATTGTATACAAGATTATTCAACTAAAAAGGTAGTGAGTTATAAAGAAACTACTCCAGGTAGATACAAAATTTTATGCTTAGCTAAAGATATATATTCACCTAATGATTATGATGATAGAGCTATAATTTATTATGATGTGGATCCTTATGAAAAAATACAAATATTAAGTTTCACTAGTGATATAAGTTCTCCTCAGACAATAAGTAAAGACATAGTTTTGAAAGCAGTTGCTAAAGGAGGAAAAGACTTAAGATATAGATATATAATAGAGGGTTCAAAGAATGAAGATTCTGGTTACATAAAATCAAATGAATATTTATGGAAGCCTGAAGAAGCAGGAGAATATCAAATAAAGTTATATGTTAGAGACGTTTCTTGTAATGATAAGTATGAAGCTTATAAAATAATGAATTTTACAATTGATAACTTATTTAGAGACCCTGTTAAGATAGATGAAATAATTTTAGATAAGAAAGAGAATCTTCTTGTAAATGAGAGTGTAAATATAAAAGTAATAGCTGAAGGTGGAATAGAATTACTATATAGCTTTATAGTAAAAAAAGATAGTGAGGAAAAAGAAAAGGTAGAATATAATGAATGCAACTGGGTTAAATTTGTTCCAGAAGAAGCAGGGAAATTTGAGGTAGAAATAAGAGTTAAAGACAAGTATTCTGATAAGTTATTTGATGCTCATGATATAATTCATATAAATTCTTACAAATATATACCTGCAAAAATAGACTATATTTTAACAGATCCAAAGGAATATTATCTAATAGGGGAACAACTAGTTTTAGACGTTATTACTCAGGATACATGTGATATTTTATTAAAATATGTTCTTCAAATTAATGGACATGAAGTAGAGGAAACTGATTATGTGAAAAGTAGAAGATATAAGATAACTCCTAGGTGTAGTGGTAGATATTTAATAAAGGTATATGGAAAAAATAGGGAAAGTGATAAAGTTTTTGATTGTGAAAAAGAATTAGAAGTTATAGTTAATGATGCTCCTCCTATTACAAACACTAGATTGAAATGTGATAGATTTGAATTTTTACCTAATGAACCTATACAGGTATGTGCTGAATGTGACGGAGGGAAAGATGTAATTTACGAATTTTATTTAATGGAAAATAAAGAATGGAATTTAGTGCAAAAGTATAGTAAAAAAAATTACTATGATTTTATACCTTTTAAAAAGGGTATATATAAAATATTAGTGTTATCTAAAAGTAGTTATAAAAAAATTTCCTATGAGGATTATTGTGTTATTAAAGTTAAGGTTACTGAAACACCTGTATTAAGAAATATATTAAATGGAGATAATAAAATAACAAATAAAGAAATTTTAAAAAACACTCTTTTACTTGATTTTACATTAATGGATAGTTGA